The Echeneis naucrates chromosome 23, fEcheNa1.1, whole genome shotgun sequence genome has a segment encoding these proteins:
- the coa6 gene encoding cytochrome c oxidase assembly factor 6 homolog, translating into MTAPTSSERKACWAARDQLWKCLDDNDDKAACCKNLQSEFEAKCPAQWVKYFIKRRDFLKYKEKMQTEGFTPAEGPKQPS; encoded by the exons ATGACTGCTCCAACATCATCAGAGAGGAAGGCATGCTGGGCGGCTAGGGACCAACTGTGGAAATGTCTGGATGACAATGATGACAAAGCAGCATGCTGCAAGAACCTCCAGAGCGAATTTGAGGCAAAATGCCCTGCTCAGTGG gtgaaatatttcataaagAGGAGAGACTTTTTGAAATACAAGGAGAAGATGCAGACGGAGGGTTTCACACCAGCTGAGGGCCCCAAGCAGCCATCATAA